The following are encoded in a window of Pieris napi chromosome 23, ilPieNapi1.2, whole genome shotgun sequence genomic DNA:
- the LOC125061424 gene encoding uncharacterized protein LOC125061424, translating to MEDPQLPKKRQLPKLMACMTKTSLENLRNRALFSLEALDAKGIRRRKRPLHQCLILELRESGFFESSDYLQDLIYDNIQLVKNDDIGIVVDLRKREDYLEHICAGLIQAEKYRDKGDTKKECLELLALAIHYAEMGKGILWLAEKFFLASIAVSSQYLIDGGRQKGCCKYHYAKFLLDKFPGADPEEPFVILTEVRDSAIGKDWPLYEAVEGEERVSTEMLFSATAIQLHRVLVNKARSCRTKEVAKSETLARLAERRARDADDVPKTAEAIIEIGISQLMMNNLNNAQKTFEKAFRIHTESNNIEGLCETKMHMAAVMQRLGEYEKAAKLLTEMGALAMEHNLRRQLGQALHLLGELHLRSERPELGTQHLTEAFHCFLGDSCLSDAETKRQAETAKKDGEDIDVIFEEEPKGIVYEVEAEQSRLMMSISAGQELMASYFNLIREARKCSIAKIKIIEWKLSKSGWWVKRYHHDLLPCLCPIHKRSPLDILRIQLLKSSPAFSQSDVDTSLGRTGDIQDIRKLRSSFGSVEGNK from the exons atggagGACCCACAATTACCAAAGAAACGGCAGCTTCCAAAGCTCATGGCATGTATGACAAAAACAAGTTTGGAGAATCTAAGAAATCGCGCTCTGTTTAGTTTGGAGGCACTAGATGCAAAAGGGATTCGgag gcgAAAAAGGCCATTACACCAATGCTTGATCCTTGAACTTCGGGAATCTGGTTTCTTTGAGTCATCTGACTATCTTCAAGACCTAATATATGACAATATACAGCTGGTTAAAAACGATGATATTGGTATCGTTGTGGATCTGAGGAAGAGAGAAGATTATCTTGAACATATTTGCGCTGGACTCATTCAAGCTGAGAAATATCGAGACAAgg GGGACACGAAAAAGGAATGTCTGGAGTTGCTTGCTCTTGCTATACATTATGCTGAAATGGGTAAAGGTATACTCTGGCTCGCTGAGAAGTTTTTCCTGGCTTCGATTGCGGTGTCAAGCCAGTATCTCATAGATGGTGGACGGCAGAAGGGTTGCTGCAAATATCACTATGCGAAATTTCTACTTGACAAGt ttcCAGGAGCGGATCCTGAAGAACCATTTGTTATTTTGACTGAAGTACGAGACTCCGCGATTGGAAAG GATTGGCCGCTTTACGAAGCAGTAGAGGGAGAAGAGAGAGTATCAACTGAAATGTTATTTTCTGCAACAGCGATTCAGTTACATAGGGTGCTAGTGAATAAAGCCAGGTCTTGTAGAACCAAAGAAGTGGCCAAGTCCGAAACTTTAGCCCGTCTGGCCGAGAGAAGAGCTAGAGATG CTGACGATGTACCAAAAACAGCCGAAGCAATAATTGAGATTGGGATCAGCCAATTAatgatgaataatttaaataacgctCAGAAAACCTTTGAAAAGGCGTTTCGGATACATACAGAGAGTAATAATATCGAAGGTTTATGTGAAACAAAAATGCACATGGCAGCTGTAATGCAAAG GTTGGGTGAATATGAAAAAGCAGCCAAATTACTCACGGAGATGGGTGCCTTGGCTATGGAGCACAACCTTCGGCGTCAGCTGGGCCAAGCGCTCCATCTTCTAGGAGAGTTGCATTTGAGGAGTGAACGCCCAGAACTTGGCACTCAGCATCTCACTGAGGCCTTCCACTGTTTTCTGGGTGATAGTTGCTTGTCAGATGCG gagACTAAAAGACAAGCTGAAACGGCAAAGAAAGATGGAGAAGATATTGATGTGATTTTTGAAGAAGAGCCTAAAGGTATCGTTTATGAGGTGGAAGCTGAGCAGTCTCGACTGATGATGTCTATATCAGCAG GTCAAGAACTGATGGCGTCatattttaatcttataaGAGAGGCTCGCAAATGTTCCATtgcaaaaataaagataattgaATGGAAGCTATCGAAATCTGGCTGGTGGGTTAAAAGGTACCACCACGACCTTCTTCCGTGTCTATGCCCCATTCATAAACGATCACCGCTGGATATCCTTCG TATTCAACTGCTAAAGAGTTCTCCGGCGTTCTCACAATCGGATGTAGATACGTCTCTTGGACGAACAGGAGATATTCAGGATATAAGAAAACTTCGAAGCAGTTTTGGTTCGGTCgaaggtaataaataa